A genomic window from Etheostoma spectabile isolate EspeVRDwgs_2016 chromosome 13, UIUC_Espe_1.0, whole genome shotgun sequence includes:
- the cox7b gene encoding cytochrome c oxidase subunit 7B, mitochondrial: MYRFAKAAVNISGHAARQVRHGSSATGTFHTKYGNGVMVGGVVFCTAVWAYVLTQTGITWNLSPVGKVTPKAWREAEE; encoded by the exons ATGTACCGGTTTGCTAAAGCTGCAGTCAACATCAGCG GTCACGCCGCCAGGCAGGTGAGGCATGGCTCCTCCGCCACGGGGACCTTCCACACCAAGTACGGCAACGGCGTGATGGTGGGTGGAGTTGTCTTCTGCACGGCTGTGTGGGCATAC GTGCTGACTCAGACGGGCATCACCTGGAATCTGTCACCTGTCGGGAAGGTCACGCCCAAAGCGTGGAGAGAGGCCGAGGAGTAA
- the pgk1 gene encoding phosphoglycerate kinase 1 translates to MSLSNKLTMDKVDVKGKRVIMRVDFNVPMKEKQITNNQRIKAAVPSIQHCLDHGAQSVVLMSHLGRPDGNFVPEKYSLQPVAAELKTLLGRDVTFLKDCVGAEVEAACADPAAGSVILLENLRFHVAEEGKGKDASGNKTKASQGDIDSFRASLSKLGDVYINDAFGTAHRAHSSMVGVNLPQKAAGFLMKKELEYFAMALEKPQRPFLAILGGAKVKDKIQLINNMLDKVDEMIIGGGMAFTFLKVLNNMEIGTSLYDEEGAAIVKDLMAKAEKNGVKITLPVDFITAEKFDEKAATGTATVAAGIPAGWMGLDCGPESRKANAEVVGRAKQIVWNGPVGVFEWENFAHGTKSMMDKVVEVTKSGCVTIIGGGDTATCCAKWNTEDKVSHVSTGGGASLELLEGKVLPGVDALSNV, encoded by the exons ATGTCTCTGTCTAACAAACTCACCATGGACAAGGTGGACGTCAAGGGGAAGCGGGTCATTATGAG GGTGGACTTCAATGTTCCAATGAAGGAAAAGCAGATCACAAACAACCAGCG GATCAAGGCGGCCGTTCCCAGCATCCAGCACTGCCTGGACCATGGAGCCCAGTCCGTGGTGCTGATGAGCCACCTGGGCCGCCCGGACGGGAACTTTGTGCCGGAGAAGTACTCGCTGCAGCCCGTCGCTGCCGAGCTCAAGACCCTGCTGGGGAG GGACGTGACCTTCCTGAAGGACTGCGTGGGCGCGGAGGTGGAGGCCGCCTGCGCCGACCCCGCCGCCGGGTCCGTCATCCTGCTGGAGAACCTTCGCTTCCACGTCGCCGAGGAGGGAAAAGGCAAAGACGCCTCCGGGAACAAG ACGAAGGCCTCCCAGGGGGACATCGACTCCTTCAGGGCGTCTCTGTCCAAACTCGGGGACGTTTACATCAACGACGCCTTCGGCACGGCTCACAGAGCCCACAG cTCCATGGTGGGAGTCAATCTGCCGCAGAAGGCGGCTGGCTTCCTGATGAAGAAGGAGCTGGAATACTTCGCCATGGCTCTGGAGAAACCTCAGAGGCCCTTCCTGGCCATCCTTGGAGG AGCGAAGGTGAAAGATAAGATCCAGCTGATCAACAACATGTTGGATAAGGTCGACGAGATGATCATCGGCGGCGGCATGGCCTTCACCTTCCTCAAAGTCCTCAACAACATGGAG ATCGGTACCTCCCTGTACGATGAGGAGGGGGCCGCCATCGTCAAGGACCTGATGGCCAAAGCGGAGAAGAACGGCGTCAAGATCACGCTGCCCGTCGACTTCATCACCGCCGAGAAGTTCGACGAGAAAGCGGCCACCGGCACGGCAACCGTCGCCGCCGGCATCCCCGCCGGCTGGATG GGTCTGGACTGTGGACCAGAGAGCCGCAAGGCCAACGCGGAGGTGGTGGGCCGGGCCAAGCAGATCGTGTGGAACGGCCCCGTCGGCGTGTTCGAGTGGGAGAACTTCGCCCACGGGACGAAGAGCATGATGGACAAAGTGGTCGAGGTGACCAAATCAGGCTGCGTCACAATCATCG gCGGGGGCGACACCGCCACCTGCTGCGCCAAGTGGAACACCGAAGACAAGGTCAGCCACGTCAGCACAGGAGGCGGCGCCAGCCTGGAGCTGCTGGAGG gtaaaGTCCTGCCAGGTGTGGACGCACTGAGCAACGTCTAA